A genomic segment from Paraburkholderia hayleyella encodes:
- a CDS encoding LysE family translocator, translating into MHALSVFSNGFFLSLSLCLDIGIVNVALISLTLSHGFRPGFWLGLGSCFGDLVYAGLALVGMAALLQFASVRWVVWLGGSAILLFLTWKMAREALYPASAPPVEGEANQTPPLSPARNFVRGMLLAVSSPTAILWFAAVGGALIAKAGATTLVTAPVFLTGFFLGGLSWTLFLCTLASHGRKRAGTGLLRACHAFSALLFAYFAYSVIVHGYLDLIVNAVQPAS; encoded by the coding sequence ATGCACGCTTTATCCGTGTTTTCGAATGGGTTTTTTCTCTCGCTATCGTTGTGCCTGGATATTGGCATCGTCAACGTCGCGTTAATCTCGCTGACGCTCTCGCACGGTTTTCGGCCCGGGTTTTGGCTTGGGTTAGGCTCGTGTTTCGGTGATCTGGTCTACGCCGGGCTCGCCCTGGTGGGCATGGCGGCGCTACTGCAGTTCGCCTCGGTACGCTGGGTCGTGTGGCTGGGCGGTTCGGCTATTTTGCTGTTTTTGACGTGGAAAATGGCGCGCGAAGCGCTCTACCCCGCATCCGCCCCGCCCGTCGAAGGCGAAGCCAACCAGACTCCGCCATTGAGCCCCGCACGCAACTTCGTGCGCGGCATGTTGCTCGCCGTATCATCGCCGACGGCGATTCTGTGGTTTGCAGCGGTTGGCGGCGCGCTGATCGCCAAAGCAGGCGCCACCACGCTGGTCACAGCGCCGGTTTTTCTCACGGGATTTTTTCTTGGCGGGCTCAGCTGGACGCTCTTTTTATGCACGCTTGCCAGCCACGGGCGCAAACGCGCGGGCACCGGCTTGCTGCGGGCGTGCCATGCATTCTCTGCGTTGCTGTTTGCGTACTTTGCGTACAGCGTGATCGTCCATGGCTACCTGGATCTGATCGTCAATGCCGTACAACCCGCAAGCTGA
- a CDS encoding threo-3-hydroxy-L-aspartate ammonia-lyase, which translates to MSVLPAPTFDDIRAASARLERVAHRTPILTSRTADARTGATVFFKCENFQRMGAFKFRGAYNALAQFDATQRAAGVLTYSSGNHAQAIALSAQLAGIHATIIMPRDAPAAKVAATQEYGGEVVFYDRYTEDREAIGEHLARTRGMTLIPPYDHPHVIAGQGTAARELFDELGPLDLLFVCLGGGGLIAGSALAAAALSPECRVIGVEPEAGNDGQQSLARGEIVHIETPHTIADGAASTHLGRYTFALIQRLVEQIVTVSDVQLVETMRFFAQRMKMVVEPTGCLGAAALFNGLVPVQGKRVGVLVSGGNVDLARFGAFLA; encoded by the coding sequence ATGTCCGTCCTTCCTGCTCCCACATTCGACGATATCCGCGCGGCCTCCGCACGCCTGGAGCGCGTTGCGCATCGCACTCCCATCCTGACTTCCCGCACGGCCGATGCCCGCACGGGTGCCACCGTTTTTTTTAAATGCGAGAATTTTCAGCGCATGGGCGCGTTCAAGTTTCGCGGAGCGTATAACGCGCTCGCGCAGTTCGATGCAACCCAGCGGGCGGCGGGAGTGCTGACCTATTCGTCGGGTAATCATGCGCAGGCGATCGCGCTATCGGCGCAACTAGCAGGCATTCACGCGACGATCATCATGCCGCGTGACGCGCCTGCCGCCAAAGTCGCTGCGACGCAAGAATATGGCGGCGAGGTGGTGTTCTACGACCGTTATACCGAAGACCGCGAGGCAATTGGCGAGCATCTCGCACGAACCCGTGGCATGACGCTGATTCCGCCCTATGACCATCCTCATGTCATCGCGGGGCAAGGCACGGCCGCCAGAGAATTATTTGATGAACTGGGGCCACTTGATTTGCTGTTCGTCTGTCTGGGCGGGGGTGGTTTGATTGCGGGTAGCGCGCTCGCAGCGGCCGCGCTCAGCCCCGAATGCCGGGTGATCGGTGTCGAGCCGGAAGCAGGCAACGATGGCCAGCAATCGCTGGCGCGTGGCGAGATCGTTCACATCGAGACCCCGCATACCATCGCGGATGGTGCTGCCTCAACGCATCTGGGACGGTATACGTTTGCGTTGATTCAGCGTCTGGTTGAGCAGATTGTGACGGTCAGCGACGTGCAACTGGTTGAGACGATGCGCTTTTTCGCACAGCGCATGAAAATGGTGGTCGAGCCCACGGGTTGTCTGGGTGCGGCGGCGTTATTCAATGGCCTGGTTCCGGTGCAGGGCAAGCGCGTCGGCGTGCTGGTGAGCGGCGGCAATGTTGATCTGGCGCGCTTCGGCGCATTTCTTGCGTGA
- a CDS encoding Rossmann-like and DUF2520 domain-containing protein — protein MSELTRPRLGFIGAGRVAHCLAPAFARAGYPVTAIASRTYENAARLASQIKQCAAYAQPQQVVDAADLVFLTTPDAQIGPTADTLRFYGLGPHGRRAQALVHCSGASPVSLLDTARHQGAATGGFHPLYLFGGSSADVERIAGCSVTLEAHGVLKETLIALTTALGCYPLSIPPGERMLYHAAAHYAASFALCGLAECIHLWRTLGFSQSDALRALLPMLAGTLETARDQGLAHALAGPVSRGDAEVVQAQLALLEQRGGDHAALYGLLSRRAVELARERAVPPVAIDVIAQIVETSLDRSLAQARDIVPAGTSDK, from the coding sequence ATGTCCGAACTCACGCGGCCCCGACTCGGTTTCATTGGCGCAGGCCGGGTCGCACATTGCCTCGCGCCCGCATTTGCCCGCGCAGGCTATCCAGTCACCGCCATCGCCAGCCGCACTTATGAAAACGCAGCCCGTCTCGCCAGCCAGATCAAACAGTGCGCGGCCTATGCCCAACCGCAGCAGGTCGTCGATGCCGCGGACCTCGTTTTTCTCACCACGCCCGACGCCCAGATTGGCCCAACCGCCGACACCCTACGTTTCTACGGCTTGGGCCCGCATGGGCGGCGCGCCCAGGCGCTAGTGCATTGCAGCGGCGCCTCGCCCGTCAGCCTGCTCGACACCGCCCGTCATCAAGGTGCGGCCACCGGCGGCTTTCATCCACTCTATCTATTCGGCGGCAGCAGCGCCGATGTCGAACGTATCGCCGGATGCTCCGTTACGCTCGAAGCGCACGGCGTGCTAAAAGAAACGCTGATCGCCCTGACCACCGCACTGGGTTGTTACCCGCTCTCCATTCCACCGGGCGAGCGCATGCTGTATCACGCCGCCGCCCACTACGCTGCGAGTTTCGCCCTCTGTGGCCTCGCGGAATGCATCCACCTGTGGCGCACCCTCGGATTCAGCCAGAGCGATGCTTTGCGCGCGCTCTTGCCCATGCTTGCGGGCACACTCGAAACCGCCCGCGATCAAGGATTGGCTCATGCGCTAGCCGGGCCGGTGTCGCGGGGCGACGCCGAGGTCGTGCAGGCACAGCTGGCTTTGCTGGAGCAACGCGGCGGCGATCACGCTGCGCTCTATGGCCTGCTGAGCCGCCGCGCCGTCGAACTCGCCCGCGAACGAGCCGTGCCGCCCGTCGCCATCGACGTCATTGCGCAGATCGTCGAAACATCACTTGACCGCTCACTCGCTCAAGCGCGCGATATTGTCCCTGCAGGTACAAGCGACAAGTAA
- a CDS encoding YggT family protein, producing the protein MFGEIAHFLLNTVFTLFGAALLLRAWLQVVRMPPYNPVTSTVLQVTNWLVLPLRRAIPGTRGIDWATIVAALLTAFIYGLAMVAVTGMDPFGQLPMLLIIAFLTVIRWALNLVIWLTILMALLSWLNPRSPAMPILYQLTAPLLNPLRRVLPQLGGIDLSPIVLFVIVQVLLMVVARAGMSIASFGI; encoded by the coding sequence ATGTTCGGCGAAATCGCCCATTTTTTGCTTAATACGGTTTTCACCCTGTTTGGCGCGGCGCTCTTGCTGCGTGCATGGCTACAAGTCGTGCGCATGCCGCCCTACAACCCCGTGACAAGCACCGTGCTGCAAGTCACGAACTGGCTTGTGCTGCCGCTGCGGCGTGCTATTCCCGGCACCCGGGGCATCGACTGGGCGACGATTGTCGCCGCGCTGCTGACCGCATTCATTTATGGTCTGGCGATGGTCGCCGTTACCGGCATGGATCCATTTGGCCAGTTGCCAATGCTACTCATCATCGCGTTTTTGACCGTGATCCGATGGGCGCTGAATCTGGTCATCTGGCTGACTATCCTGATGGCGTTGCTATCGTGGCTCAATCCGCGCTCGCCCGCGATGCCGATTCTTTACCAGTTGACGGCACCCTTGCTCAATCCGCTGCGACGCGTGCTACCGCAACTCGGCGGAATCGACCTGTCGCCAATTGTGCTCTTTGTCATCGTGCAGGTACTGCTCATGGTGGTCGCACGAGCGGGTATGTCGATAGCAAGTTTTGGCATTTAG